Proteins from a single region of Crassaminicella profunda:
- a CDS encoding FapA family protein, giving the protein MDKKSIITEGKTLEEAIKNGLELLNMEVDDVDVKVLEEGKSFFGILKKNFKVKLTEKIIKYEKNDVLENENENGRFELDHQEGNDCLLIMPSKGVGKPVTAEEIILGLEKKEITNIDIDKLKSSLKENKFLSINIKDLEISNPVDAKVEIEIAKDEMKAYMTILPPKGGRMIVKEDIESILKNYHIEYGIDKDLINEIISEKKYNQRHVIATGKSPVNGQDGTIKYYFNTDTKIKPEIDQDGKVDYKELNIVQCVKKGDNIAEKVMPTDGIDGMTITGKVLKAKSGKTIRFKKGKNVVETEDGLKLIADVAGQAKLVNDKVEVLQVYEVNGNVDHSTGNIYFVGNVIIRGNVRSGFKIECSEDIEVHGVVEGATIIANGNIVLHKGIHGQNVGKLISKKDIVSKYMESCYAQADGSINAEVIMHCHLKSKESIRATGKKGLIVGGEIRANMEVNAKCIGSPMATVTKLEVGIDPEIKERYESLKQELEMLYKNKDNVRKAIELLTKISKNTELSKEKQEILIKSKSTKKYLNQKIESVNKALIDLQNILQDLSSGRINSSSIIHPGVRMAIGNSVYYVRDDIQCSTILREDGEIKIVPYLGK; this is encoded by the coding sequence GTGGACAAAAAATCCATTATCACAGAGGGGAAAACTTTAGAAGAAGCAATTAAAAATGGATTAGAACTCTTAAATATGGAAGTTGATGATGTTGATGTAAAAGTTTTAGAGGAAGGCAAATCTTTTTTTGGTATTTTGAAAAAAAATTTCAAAGTGAAATTAACTGAAAAAATAATAAAATACGAAAAGAATGATGTTTTAGAAAATGAGAATGAAAATGGAAGATTTGAATTGGATCATCAAGAGGGAAATGATTGTCTACTAATTATGCCTTCAAAAGGAGTCGGAAAACCAGTAACTGCAGAAGAAATTATTTTAGGACTAGAGAAAAAGGAAATAACTAATATTGACATAGATAAGCTTAAATCAAGTTTAAAAGAAAATAAATTCCTTTCAATAAACATTAAAGATTTGGAAATAAGCAATCCAGTGGATGCAAAAGTAGAAATTGAGATAGCAAAAGATGAGATGAAAGCGTATATGACCATTCTCCCTCCTAAGGGAGGAAGAATGATTGTAAAAGAGGATATTGAAAGCATTCTAAAAAATTATCATATTGAATATGGAATCGATAAAGATTTAATCAATGAAATAATTTCTGAAAAAAAGTATAATCAAAGACATGTTATTGCGACAGGGAAAAGCCCTGTAAATGGACAGGATGGTACAATAAAATATTATTTTAATACAGATACTAAGATTAAGCCAGAAATAGATCAAGATGGAAAAGTGGATTATAAAGAACTTAATATTGTTCAATGTGTTAAAAAAGGTGATAATATAGCTGAAAAGGTTATGCCAACAGATGGAATAGATGGAATGACGATTACAGGAAAAGTATTAAAGGCAAAATCAGGAAAAACTATTCGTTTTAAGAAGGGTAAAAATGTAGTTGAAACTGAAGATGGACTAAAATTAATTGCTGATGTAGCTGGACAAGCGAAACTAGTTAATGATAAGGTGGAAGTTTTGCAGGTTTATGAAGTAAATGGAAATGTTGATCATTCAACAGGGAATATTTATTTTGTTGGAAATGTTATTATTAGAGGAAATGTAAGGTCAGGATTTAAAATAGAATGTTCAGAAGATATTGAGGTACATGGCGTAGTAGAAGGGGCAACAATTATTGCCAATGGAAATATAGTACTTCATAAGGGGATTCATGGACAAAATGTAGGCAAGTTAATTAGCAAGAAGGATATTGTTTCTAAGTATATGGAGAGTTGTTATGCACAAGCGGATGGAAGCATAAATGCAGAGGTTATTATGCATTGTCATTTAAAATCCAAAGAATCTATTAGAGCTACAGGAAAAAAAGGTTTGATTGTTGGTGGAGAAATACGAGCAAATATGGAAGTAAATGCAAAATGCATTGGTTCACCTATGGCGACAGTTACAAAACTAGAGGTAGGTATTGATCCAGAGATAAAGGAGCGATATGAAAGCTTAAAACAGGAATTAGAAATGCTATATAAAAACAAGGATAATGTTAGAAAAGCAATAGAATTGCTGACGAAAATATCTAAAAATACTGAATTGTCAAAGGAAAAGCAAGAAATACTGATTAAATCAAAAAGCACAAAAAAATATTTAAATCAAAAAATAGAAAGTGTGAATAAGGCTCTTATTGATTTGCAAAATATTCTTCAGGATTTATCTAGTGGAAGAATCAATTCTTCATCTATAATACATCCGGGAGTAAGGATGGCTATTGGGAATTCAGTATATTATGTCAGAGATGATATTCAATGTTCAACAATTTTAAGGGAAGATGGAGAAATAAAGATAGTCCCTTATTTAGGAAAGTAA
- a CDS encoding DUF6115 domain-containing protein, with amino-acid sequence MGDYIFFSIGIIIVIISIIVLKKNMSIESTIEFQNSEKKEIALLNNIELTENIIKELKAISQETIKTLDNKTEEIYQMIKILDEKIEKYSIVIDETDKNENNRQIRSYSKKEDAQNIKKEDHASNNNKDKEKILQLYNQGYSPSQIAKKLNKGIGEVQLICSLKKR; translated from the coding sequence ATGGGTGATTATATATTTTTTTCTATAGGTATTATTATTGTAATAATATCTATTATAGTGCTTAAAAAGAATATGAGTATTGAATCTACGATTGAATTTCAAAATTCCGAAAAAAAGGAAATAGCCTTACTAAACAATATTGAGCTTACAGAAAATATTATAAAAGAACTAAAAGCAATTAGCCAAGAGACTATAAAAACATTAGATAATAAGACAGAAGAAATTTATCAGATGATAAAAATATTAGATGAAAAAATAGAAAAATATTCAATTGTCATTGATGAAACAGATAAAAACGAAAATAATAGACAAATTAGATCATATAGTAAAAAAGAGGATGCCCAAAATATAAAAAAAGAAGATCATGCTTCAAACAATAACAAGGATAAGGAAAAAATATTACAATTATATAATCAAGGATATTCACCTTCCCAAATAGCTAAAAAGCTTAATAAAGGTATTGGGGAGGTTCAGCTTATATGTAGCCTAAAGAAGAGGTGA
- the rpsB gene encoding 30S ribosomal protein S2, which produces MAVISMKQLLEAGVHFGHQTRRWNPKMAEYIFTERNGIYIIDLQKTVRKVEEAYSFIKEVAESNKPILFVGTKKQAQESIDQEAKRCGMYYVNQRWLGGMLTNFKTIRKRIDRLNELTRMEEEGMFDVLPKKEVIKLKHEQEKLERFLGGIKEMNELPAAIFVVDPRKERIAVREAHILGIPVVGIVDTNCDPDEVDYVIPANDDAIRAVKLITAKMADAIIEAKQGEQMEE; this is translated from the coding sequence ATGGCAGTTATTTCAATGAAACAATTGCTAGAAGCAGGAGTACATTTTGGACATCAAACGAGAAGATGGAATCCTAAAATGGCAGAATACATTTTCACAGAAAGAAACGGAATCTACATTATTGACCTACAAAAAACAGTAAGAAAAGTTGAAGAAGCTTATTCTTTCATTAAAGAAGTAGCAGAGAGCAACAAACCAATTCTTTTTGTAGGAACAAAAAAACAAGCTCAAGAATCAATAGATCAGGAAGCAAAAAGATGTGGAATGTATTATGTAAATCAAAGATGGCTTGGAGGTATGTTAACAAACTTTAAGACAATTAGAAAAAGAATTGATCGTCTTAATGAGTTAACAAGAATGGAAGAAGAAGGAATGTTCGATGTTCTTCCTAAGAAAGAAGTAATTAAGCTTAAGCATGAGCAAGAAAAACTTGAAAGATTCTTAGGTGGAATTAAAGAAATGAATGAACTTCCAGCTGCAATTTTTGTAGTTGATCCAAGAAAAGAAAGAATCGCAGTTAGAGAAGCACATATATTAGGAATACCTGTAGTAGGTATTGTTGATACAAACTGTGATCCTGATGAAGTAGATTATGTAATTCCTGCTAATGATGATGCTATAAGAGCAGTTAAATTAATTACTGCAAAAATGGCAGATGCAATCATTGAAGCAAAACAAGGCGAACAAATGGAAGAATAA
- the tsf gene encoding translation elongation factor Ts → MVKELRVKTGAGMMDCKKALTEVNGDMEKAVDILREKGLAKAAKKSGRIAAEGLVAICMNEDNTKAVVAEVNSETDFVAKNDEFKKFVSDVAVTALNTDKETTEELLNEKYLDTDATVQETLNDKIAKIGENMSVRRFKKIEVKNGKVAGYIHGAGKIGVLVGLETGSDSEEILSLGKDLAMQVAAMNPKYISRDDVDAEYIEHEKEILKQQALNEGKPANIVEKMIVGRLNKQLKEICLLNQAFVKNPDLSVEQLIKEVSKKLGTEIKIVSTARFEVGEGLEKKEENFAEEVAKQINS, encoded by the coding sequence ATGGTTAAAGAGTTAAGGGTAAAAACAGGTGCTGGGATGATGGATTGTAAAAAAGCACTAACGGAAGTAAATGGCGATATGGAAAAGGCAGTTGATATTTTAAGAGAAAAAGGTTTAGCAAAAGCAGCTAAAAAATCAGGAAGAATTGCAGCAGAAGGTTTAGTAGCTATCTGTATGAATGAAGACAATACAAAAGCAGTTGTAGCTGAGGTAAACTCTGAAACTGATTTTGTTGCAAAAAATGATGAGTTTAAAAAGTTTGTAAGCGATGTAGCTGTTACAGCGTTAAATACTGATAAGGAAACTACAGAAGAGTTATTAAATGAAAAATATTTAGATACAGATGCAACTGTGCAAGAGACATTAAATGATAAAATCGCTAAAATAGGCGAAAACATGAGCGTGAGAAGATTCAAAAAAATAGAAGTGAAAAACGGAAAAGTTGCGGGATATATTCATGGAGCTGGAAAAATAGGTGTATTAGTTGGATTAGAAACAGGTTCTGATTCAGAAGAAATTCTTAGCCTAGGAAAAGATCTAGCAATGCAAGTGGCAGCTATGAATCCAAAATATATTTCTAGAGATGATGTAGATGCAGAGTACATAGAGCATGAAAAGGAAATATTAAAGCAACAAGCATTAAATGAAGGAAAGCCTGCTAATATTGTAGAAAAAATGATTGTTGGTAGACTAAATAAACAATTAAAAGAAATATGCTTATTAAACCAAGCATTTGTTAAAAATCCAGATTTATCTGTAGAACAATTAATTAAAGAAGTGAGCAAAAAACTTGGAACTGAGATTAAAATAGTAAGTACAGCTAGATTTGAAGTAGGAGAAGGATTAGAGAAAAAAGAAGAAAATTTTGCAGAAGAGGTAGCTAAACAAATAAATAGCTAA
- the pyrH gene encoding UMP kinase encodes MVSPKYRRVILKLSGEALAGEKGFGLDGDTLDAIAEQVKEISNLGVEVSIVVGGGNFWRGRTGEGMDRTTADYMGMLATVINALALQDALEGIGILTRVQTAIEMRQIAEPYIRRKAVRHLEKGRVVIFAAGTGNPYFSTDTTAALRAAEIEAEVILLAKKVDGVYDSDPKINPSAKKFDELSYIDVLSKGLGVMDSTATSLCMDNKIPIVVFGLNEPANIKKVVLGEKIGTFVKED; translated from the coding sequence ATGGTGAGCCCTAAATATAGAAGAGTCATACTAAAATTGAGCGGAGAAGCTTTAGCTGGAGAAAAAGGTTTTGGTTTAGATGGAGATACCCTGGATGCTATTGCAGAACAAGTAAAAGAAATTTCTAACTTAGGCGTTGAAGTGTCTATTGTTGTGGGCGGTGGAAACTTTTGGAGAGGTCGTACTGGTGAAGGAATGGATCGAACAACAGCTGACTATATGGGCATGCTAGCAACAGTTATAAATGCATTGGCCTTACAGGATGCTCTTGAGGGGATTGGTATTTTGACTCGTGTTCAAACAGCAATTGAGATGAGACAAATAGCAGAACCATATATAAGAAGAAAAGCAGTAAGACATTTGGAAAAAGGTAGAGTTGTTATTTTTGCTGCTGGAACAGGAAATCCTTATTTTTCAACGGATACGACAGCGGCCCTACGAGCTGCTGAAATTGAAGCAGAAGTAATTCTTTTAGCTAAAAAAGTAGATGGTGTATATGATTCGGATCCTAAAATTAACCCAAGTGCTAAGAAATTTGATGAACTTTCATATATTGATGTACTAAGTAAGGGCTTAGGGGTAATGGACTCAACAGCTACTTCACTTTGTATGGATAATAAAATTCCAATTGTTGTATTTGGCTTAAATGAGCCAGCAAATATTAAAAAAGTTGTTTTAGGTGAAAAAATTGGCACATTCGTAAAGGAGGATTAA
- the frr gene encoding ribosome recycling factor, with the protein MRLQIHKELEEKMQKTIRVFKEDLNTIRAGRANPALLDKIVVEYYGSPTPLKQIAGVSAPEPRLLIVQPYDKTAIQSIEKAILQSDLGINPSNDGNVIRLGIPQLTEERRKELIKVVKKSGENAKVALRNERREANDKLKKMQKDGEITEDDLKKAEDEVQKMTTKSGQIIDELVGKKEKEMLEV; encoded by the coding sequence ATGAGACTACAAATTCATAAAGAATTAGAAGAAAAAATGCAAAAGACTATTAGAGTATTTAAAGAAGATTTAAATACGATCCGCGCGGGAAGAGCGAATCCAGCATTATTAGACAAAATTGTTGTAGAATATTATGGAAGCCCTACACCACTTAAGCAAATAGCAGGTGTATCAGCTCCTGAGCCTAGGCTTCTTATCGTTCAACCTTATGATAAAACGGCTATACAATCAATTGAGAAAGCTATATTGCAATCAGATTTAGGTATTAATCCATCTAATGATGGAAATGTTATCAGATTAGGAATACCTCAATTAACAGAAGAGAGAAGAAAAGAGTTAATAAAAGTTGTTAAGAAATCAGGAGAAAATGCAAAAGTAGCTTTAAGAAATGAAAGAAGAGAAGCGAATGATAAATTAAAGAAAATGCAAAAAGATGGTGAAATAACAGAAGATGATTTAAAAAAAGCAGAAGATGAAGTACAAAAGATGACAACTAAGTCTGGACAAATTATTGATGAGTTAGTTGGTAAAAAGGAAAAAGAAATGTTGGAGGTATAA
- a CDS encoding isoprenyl transferase, translating into MRNIFSKSSKKVDEKDLSLDRLPKHIAVIMDGNGRWAKKRGLPRTAGHKAGIEALREVIRTCSEFHIGYLTLYAFSTENWKRPVDEVSALMQLLVYYLRKEVKELHKNNVKIRTIGDISRLPENSLKEINSAVNLTKNNTGLVVNIALNYGGRNEIINGVKEICQKVKDNEIDIEKIDEHYFEEFLYTKGIPDPDMVIRPSGEFRISNFLLWQIAYSEFWFSNIFWPDFNRESLIQAIIDYQKRDRRFGGIK; encoded by the coding sequence ATGAGAAACATATTTTCTAAGAGTAGCAAAAAAGTTGATGAAAAAGATCTAAGTTTGGATAGGTTACCGAAACATATTGCTGTGATAATGGATGGAAATGGAAGATGGGCGAAAAAGAGAGGATTACCAAGAACAGCTGGGCATAAAGCAGGTATAGAAGCCTTAAGAGAAGTTATTCGTACTTGTTCAGAGTTTCATATTGGGTATTTAACTCTATATGCCTTTTCTACGGAAAATTGGAAGAGACCAGTTGATGAGGTATCTGCTTTGATGCAGTTACTTGTTTATTATTTGAGAAAAGAAGTAAAAGAATTACATAAGAACAATGTAAAGATTAGAACAATCGGAGATATTAGTAGGCTTCCAGAAAATTCACTTAAAGAAATAAATTCAGCAGTAAACTTAACAAAGAATAATACGGGATTAGTGGTAAATATTGCATTAAACTATGGAGGAAGAAATGAGATTATAAATGGGGTTAAGGAAATTTGTCAAAAAGTGAAAGATAATGAGATAGATATTGAAAAAATTGATGAACATTATTTTGAAGAGTTCTTATATACAAAAGGAATACCAGATCCTGATATGGTTATTAGACCAAGTGGAGAATTCAGAATTAGTAATTTTCTATTATGGCAGATTGCTTATAGTGAATTTTGGTTTTCAAATATCTTTTGGCCAGACTTTAATCGCGAGAGTTTAATACAGGCAATTATTGATTATCAAAAAAGAGATAGAAGATTTGGGGGAATTAAATAA
- a CDS encoding phosphatidate cytidylyltransferase has translation MRIRIISALLAIPLFLFVVVKKGMILDISVFLLAIIGLNEFFNAFQNIDIIPSKSVGVLSIIFMFIITLKPITLEWMMVWFFMSMLFILVNNLFKKKFDMLALSVTAMGIYYIVFFMYHIVFISHHSKYSDLIWMIFIVAWATDTFAYFTGYFFGSRKLCPSISPKKTVEGAVGGVLGSIGISALFGYFVMPKILFHCVIIGCVGSIIGQFGDLTASIFKRYTGIKDYGKIMPGHGGILDRFDSILFTAPAVYYYIVFFIK, from the coding sequence ATGCGTATAAGAATTATTTCTGCACTACTTGCAATACCTTTGTTTTTGTTTGTTGTAGTAAAGAAAGGCATGATACTAGATATTTCTGTATTTTTATTAGCAATTATTGGGCTAAATGAATTTTTTAATGCTTTTCAGAATATAGATATTATACCTTCAAAGTCAGTTGGTGTTTTAAGTATTATTTTCATGTTTATCATTACTTTAAAACCTATTACCTTAGAATGGATGATGGTGTGGTTTTTTATGAGTATGTTATTCATTCTAGTAAATAATCTATTCAAAAAAAAGTTTGATATGCTGGCTCTAAGTGTTACCGCTATGGGAATATACTACATAGTATTTTTTATGTATCATATTGTTTTCATTTCACACCATAGTAAATATAGTGATTTGATTTGGATGATTTTTATTGTTGCTTGGGCAACAGATACTTTTGCATATTTTACTGGTTATTTTTTTGGTTCAAGAAAGCTTTGTCCGAGTATAAGCCCGAAGAAGACTGTAGAAGGGGCTGTTGGTGGAGTACTAGGTAGTATTGGTATAAGTGCTTTATTTGGTTATTTTGTCATGCCTAAAATACTTTTTCATTGTGTGATTATTGGGTGTGTAGGAAGTATTATAGGTCAATTTGGAGATTTAACTGCATCAATTTTTAAAAGATATACAGGAATTAAGGATTATGGAAAAATAATGCCAGGTCACGGAGGCATTTTAGATAGATTTGATAGTATACTTTTTACTGCACCTGCAGTATATTATTATATTGTATTTTTTATAAAGTAA
- a CDS encoding 1-deoxy-D-xylulose-5-phosphate reductoisomerase: MKNISILGSTGSIGTQTLDVVRSNKEKFSVVGLSANSNIDLLEKQINEFHPMAVAVMNEQKALELKKRLKSTKTKVFHGLDGLITIATLSEVDLVVTSVVGMIGLIPTIKAIRCKKNIALANKETLVTAGEIVMKEAKENGVSILPVDSEHSAIFQSLMGYTLKDIGRILLTASGGPFRGWSPDALKDVTVSQALKHPKWNMGKKISIDSATLMNKGLEVIEAKWLFDLSLEQIDVVVHPQSIIHSMVEYKDSSVIAQMGYPDMRVPIQFALTYPHRVANNYKKLNLFEVATLTFEKPDLNTFPCLKLAYDALELGKSYPTVLNAANEVLVELFIKEKIGFYDIPKGIELTLEKHNIEKDLDLDKIVEIDRWARNFVRNIFL; encoded by the coding sequence ATGAAAAATATTAGCATACTAGGATCAACTGGCTCCATTGGAACACAAACCCTTGATGTTGTTCGTAGCAATAAAGAAAAATTTAGTGTAGTAGGATTAAGTGCAAATAGTAACATTGATTTATTAGAAAAGCAAATAAATGAATTCCATCCAATGGCAGTAGCAGTAATGAATGAACAAAAAGCTTTAGAACTAAAGAAAAGACTTAAAAGTACGAAAACAAAAGTTTTTCATGGCTTGGATGGATTAATTACCATAGCAACCCTTAGTGAGGTTGATTTAGTTGTTACTTCAGTAGTTGGAATGATAGGATTGATTCCTACAATAAAAGCTATAAGGTGCAAAAAAAATATTGCATTAGCTAATAAAGAAACATTAGTAACAGCTGGGGAAATTGTTATGAAGGAAGCAAAAGAAAATGGGGTTTCAATTCTTCCTGTAGATAGTGAGCACAGTGCTATATTTCAAAGCTTAATGGGGTATACTTTAAAAGATATTGGGCGAATTTTATTAACAGCTTCTGGTGGTCCTTTTAGAGGGTGGAGTCCAGATGCATTAAAAGATGTAACAGTTTCACAAGCGTTAAAGCATCCTAAGTGGAATATGGGAAAGAAAATCAGCATCGATTCAGCCACACTTATGAATAAAGGATTAGAGGTAATTGAAGCAAAATGGCTTTTTGATTTAAGTCTTGAACAGATTGATGTGGTTGTTCATCCACAAAGTATTATTCACTCTATGGTAGAATATAAAGATAGTTCTGTGATTGCTCAAATGGGTTATCCAGATATGAGAGTGCCTATTCAATTTGCTCTAACATATCCTCATAGAGTTGCAAATAATTATAAAAAGTTAAATTTATTTGAGGTTGCAACTTTGACCTTTGAAAAACCTGATTTAAATACATTTCCTTGTTTAAAACTTGCTTATGATGCGTTAGAATTGGGTAAAAGTTATCCTACTGTTTTAAATGCTGCGAATGAAGTGCTAGTTGAGCTTTTTATTAAAGAAAAAATTGGCTTTTATGATATACCTAAAGGCATTGAATTAACATTAGAAAAACATAATATTGAAAAGGATCTTGATCTTGATAAGATTGTAGAAATTGACCGTTGGGCAAGAAATTTTGTAAGAAATATTTTCCTTTAA
- the rseP gene encoding RIP metalloprotease RseP, translating to MGTIMIALLVFGVLVVFHEFGHFSVAKLVGIKVHEFSIGMGKPRLFKFKAGETEYSIRALPIGGYVKMEGEDEASTDERSFNNKPVWARILVIVAGPFMNFVLAILLFTMMFYMMGFPTNSTTIGEIIPDYPAQMAGMKAGDQIIAIDGEKMSSWEELVETIHSKKDQELSIKILRDEKEKNISIKPVINKETNQVMIGISPTFEKSIKKSITTGFERMTFIIKSMLAFFMKPSVKDVVGPVGIIHIVGQAAKTNIYSVLWIAGIISVNLGIVNLLPIPALDGGRLVFLMVEGLRGKPLDPEKEGFIHLTGFVLLMSLMVFMIFKDVERFNLVQQIMDLF from the coding sequence ATGGGAACGATAATGATAGCTCTTTTAGTTTTCGGTGTTTTAGTAGTTTTCCACGAATTTGGACATTTTAGCGTTGCCAAACTTGTAGGAATAAAAGTACATGAGTTTTCTATTGGTATGGGGAAACCAAGACTTTTTAAATTTAAAGCTGGAGAAACAGAATATTCCATAAGAGCATTGCCAATAGGTGGATATGTGAAAATGGAAGGTGAAGATGAAGCATCTACAGATGAAAGAAGTTTTAATAATAAGCCTGTATGGGCAAGAATACTTGTAATTGTTGCAGGACCATTTATGAATTTTGTTTTGGCGATTCTTTTATTTACAATGATGTTTTATATGATGGGATTTCCTACAAATTCTACGACCATAGGAGAGATTATACCAGATTATCCAGCACAAATGGCAGGAATGAAGGCCGGAGACCAAATTATTGCTATTGATGGAGAGAAAATGAGTAGTTGGGAAGAACTTGTTGAAACTATTCATAGTAAAAAAGATCAAGAACTTTCTATAAAAATATTAAGAGATGAAAAAGAGAAGAATATTTCCATTAAGCCAGTTATCAATAAAGAAACAAATCAAGTAATGATTGGGATTTCTCCTACATTTGAAAAATCTATTAAAAAATCTATTACTACTGGTTTTGAAAGAATGACATTTATTATTAAAAGTATGTTAGCCTTTTTTATGAAACCTTCTGTAAAAGATGTAGTAGGGCCTGTTGGTATTATTCATATAGTAGGCCAGGCTGCTAAAACCAATATATATAGTGTATTGTGGATTGCTGGGATCATTAGTGTGAATTTAGGTATTGTTAATTTATTGCCTATTCCAGCTTTAGATGGTGGGAGATTAGTTTTTTTAATGGTAGAAGGACTAAGAGGAAAGCCACTTGATCCAGAAAAGGAAGGATTTATTCATTTGACAGGATTTGTATTATTAATGAGTTTGATGGTATTTATGATTTTTAAAGATGTTGAGAGATTTAATTTAGTTCAGCAGATCATGGATTTATTTTAA
- the ispG gene encoding flavodoxin-dependent (E)-4-hydroxy-3-methylbut-2-enyl-diphosphate synthase yields the protein MDIERKKTREVFCGNVKIGGDAPISIQSMTNTDTRDVKRTVDQIKSLEKAGCEIIRVAVLDLEAAQALKEIKQNINIPIVADIHFDYRLALEAIKHGVDKLRLNPGNIGDVDRVKKVVMKAKERNIPIRIGVNAGSIDKKIINKYGKVTPEAMVESALEHVEILQNLNFEDIVISLKASDIKLTIESYRLMAKKVDYPLHIGVTEAGTIKGGTIKSCIGIGAMLLDGIGDTLRVSLTGDPVEEVKLAREILKAVELRNFGINLISCPTCGRTQIDLISLANRIEPKLTTIDKPLTVAIMGCAVNGPGEAKDADIGIAGGKGSALLFKKGEIIKKVKEEDIEAVLLEEIMKM from the coding sequence ATGGATATTGAAAGAAAGAAAACAAGAGAAGTTTTTTGTGGGAATGTGAAAATAGGGGGAGATGCTCCTATTTCTATACAGTCTATGACAAATACAGATACGAGAGATGTTAAGAGAACAGTTGATCAAATTAAGAGTCTTGAAAAGGCAGGATGTGAGATCATAAGAGTAGCAGTCCTAGATTTAGAGGCTGCACAAGCTTTAAAAGAAATAAAACAAAATATTAATATTCCTATTGTAGCAGATATTCATTTTGATTATCGATTAGCTTTAGAAGCCATAAAACACGGTGTAGATAAGTTAAGATTAAATCCAGGAAATATTGGGGATGTAGATCGCGTTAAAAAAGTTGTAATGAAGGCAAAAGAACGAAATATTCCTATTCGAATAGGTGTAAATGCAGGATCCATTGATAAAAAAATTATCAATAAATATGGAAAAGTTACCCCAGAAGCTATGGTGGAAAGTGCATTAGAGCATGTAGAAATTCTCCAAAATTTAAATTTTGAGGATATAGTTATTTCTTTAAAGGCTTCTGATATAAAACTTACGATAGAATCTTACCGATTAATGGCAAAAAAGGTAGACTATCCACTGCATATAGGTGTTACAGAAGCAGGTACCATTAAGGGTGGAACCATAAAATCTTGTATAGGAATAGGAGCTATGTTATTAGACGGAATAGGAGATACTTTAAGAGTCTCATTAACAGGAGATCCTGTGGAAGAAGTAAAATTAGCTAGAGAAATCTTAAAAGCTGTTGAATTAAGAAATTTTGGGATAAATTTGATTTCTTGTCCAACTTGTGGAAGAACTCAAATAGATTTAATCAGTTTAGCAAATAGGATAGAACCTAAATTAACTACAATAGATAAACCCTTAACAGTTGCCATCATGGGTTGTGCTGTAAATGGACCAGGAGAGGCGAAAGATGCAGATATTGGTATTGCTGGAGGAAAAGGTTCAGCACTCCTTTTTAAAAAGGGAGAAATCATAAAAAAAGTAAAAGAAGAAGATATAGAAGCTGTATTATTAGAAGAAATTATGAAGATGTAA